The nucleotide sequence GAGGAACATGAACCATGGGCTCCTCGGTGTTGTATAAGGTGAAGAGGGTCGTGGGGGAGCCGGGCCAGCGATGGACAAGGACTTCTTCTTGTACGGACGGATAAAAAGGATCCCACAAATGGGAGATAAACACTTCGGGAAATTGATGGAGAATAGCGGCACATCGTTTCCACAGCAAGGCGTCTTCATCGGATATGGGATTTGCTGTGCCAAAGACATTTTCCCAAAGCTGCATGCCGATACCATTGAAAAATGCGCTCTCGATTTCCGCCTGACGGGAACGCGCCCAGCGCGTTGTGGCGTATTGAATGTGTCGTGGTTCAATCCACTTCAACAGGGGCATGCCCGGCGGATCTGTATCCTGCGCCCCTTCCATCCAAGACATATTGCACAGGCTCAATTGGCGTACAGGCGGATTTAATTCGGGAACCAATGCTACGCCGGCACGGTGCGCATCGACCAGTTGGCGGAAAGCACTGCTTGCGCCCTGTAAGGAGTCTAGGAAAATACCGTCTGCTTCGATCTCGCTGACCAATGCCGCCATTTTAGCTTCGGGGTCTTCGTCTTTCCTTGTACCCTGATCCCAAGGCAGATAAGGAATGAGGACGCGCACCTCTTCTTCATGGAAACGGCGGCACATATCCTTTAAAGTGTCCATGCCGCCGGGCAGATCGTTGAAGAAATCAAATTGGTTTCGATCATCCAATCCGATTTGTGGGTAGGCGGAGCTGAGGATAACTGTGTCCAGCTTACCGAAGCGTTGGCGCATCGTGTCCAGAAAACCGCTTATATCATAGCCCGTTTCAGAATCGTAGAAACGTTGATCGTAGAGGGAGAAAAAATAACTCGTGAAGGTGGCGGCCGTCCAATCCAAATCGTCACGATCGTAGACGCAGCGGCATACGTGGGTCGTATCCAGGTTGCGCAGCATTTCACCAAAGGCTTGCATACGTTCTGTGTCGTCAATGCCGATGATGACGCCGGCAAGGTCGGCTTGTGCTTCTTGCTCAGCGTCGGTACTTTCCAAGCATAATTCCGGGAGCAGTCCTTGGGCAGCTTCCGGCCCCGAATCCAAGCTAAGGGAGAGGGACAGGTTATGCCATTCCCCGTCTCCGGGGATGTCTAGATAGGAGGTCATGACGGCATCTTGGCTTGGGTTCGGATGCTTGAGTGTGAAGCGCAATCTTCCTGATCCTGTGACGTGGCGGAGGGTGACAGAAAGAAAAATATCGTCTCCGCCCCGTAAATCCAGAGTTTTAGACAGGGGCGCCGCTAAGCGAAGCCAGCCTTTACCTCCATCACTTACCAGATGAAGGTATCGGGCTGTCCCGGCAAGGGCGCGCTTGCGCCAGCGTAGGGCAGCCTGAATCCAGTCGGCTCGTTCGATGCCCGGGCCCGGTCCGGCAAGAAACCAGTCATTCATCACCAAAGGTTCATCATAATCGTGGCGCCATAGGGCTCCGCTGCCCGTTTCAAAGAAGTCGGGCGCGAACATGGGTCCGTCATTTGGAATGCTCATCGGCAAGGTTCCCATCAGATAGAGTAAGAGCACATATACCATAGTATAAAATCACTTGTAAGTCTTTGGCTTCATCTTGTCATAGGCAGTAGAGTAAGGCCCTTCTGCCCGCTGAAAGGAGCACAGCCGACCGCGCCGTTTTTATGGCTTTCGGTAGCCTTGCGGCACATAAGCCGGCAATTGCTGATCCGCAAAAATGGCTTTCAACCGTGCTAAGCGTTGTCGTCCATTAATCACGGGTACACTCGTCCAATCCTCTCCGATGAGTGGTTTTGCATAGGCGACGAACTCATCGGTTACGTCTATTTTGTTTTCCGCAATCCATTGGGCAGGGAAGGTGCGTTCGGAATTGGCGACCGCTTCCAGAGGCGCTTTGTCGTAGCGCACATTGTAAATGAGTCCCGGTTCTCGGAGCAGCGTAGACATCCATCCGTTCTCGCCGGATGCGGCAATGAGCACCGCCTGCTGGCCCACTTTATACGCTTCATCAAGATCAACGATAGAGGCATAGGCGGTGGTGGCACGTTGATCGGTTCCCGGCACTTGACCCCGTGCTTTGCCTGTGACAGGCAAGCCTTTTTGATTGAGAAGGTTGACTACTTGTTGCGCCACCGTCATTTGCGAAGAACCGAAACTGGTGTGGCCAAAGCTGTCTTTGACCTCGCCCAGCTCGCCCACTTCAAAGCCTTCACTGACCACAACGACACAGCGCCCATCTCGTTTTAATTGGTCATTGACCTGATCGCACATTTCTTCGGGAGAGACTTTGGATTCTGCCATATAGATTTGCAGCGG is from Candidatus Hydrogenedentota bacterium and encodes:
- a CDS encoding formylglycine-generating enzyme family protein, producing the protein MSIPNDGPMFAPDFFETGSGALWRHDYDEPLVMNDWFLAGPGPGIERADWIQAALRWRKRALAGTARYLHLVSDGGKGWLRLAAPLSKTLDLRGGDDIFLSVTLRHVTGSGRLRFTLKHPNPSQDAVMTSYLDIPGDGEWHNLSLSLSLDSGPEAAQGLLPELCLESTDAEQEAQADLAGVIIGIDDTERMQAFGEMLRNLDTTHVCRCVYDRDDLDWTAATFTSYFFSLYDQRFYDSETGYDISGFLDTMRQRFGKLDTVILSSAYPQIGLDDRNQFDFFNDLPGGMDTLKDMCRRFHEEEVRVLIPYLPWDQGTRKDEDPEAKMAALVSEIEADGIFLDSLQGASSAFRQLVDAHRAGVALVPELNPPVRQLSLCNMSWMEGAQDTDPPGMPLLKWIEPRHIQYATTRWARSRQAEIESAFFNGIGMQLWENVFGTANPISDEDALLWKRCAAILHQFPEVFISHLWDPFYPSVQEEVLVHRWPGSPTTLFTLYNTEEPMVHVPLLRWQFPEDRRSDNMHVYDLWKGCETRWEMTEFGRVQIWGDIDRISCIAVVFGNEPRLEEFMQEQAALAAEKTTTTKVTISPVPKPAPESVPPTDDNTGMVLIQGGEQRMQLRHPRSEYGCYPDPGTEADDLHRFTGFPSEQPHISHDYTVELANFWIDEAQVSNGDYKRFLEESGYEPDRPENFLRHWPDRKMPEEIAELPVVNVDLDDARAYARWAGKRLPTEAEWQRAAQGEDGRLWPWGDRFDAGKCAPSGAAPMTVRSLPEGRGPNGLYHCSGNVWEWTESEYEDAFTRFCIIRGGASYQAQGSDRYRTGGAQPLNHHEKFLLLWPGLDRCATVGFRCVKDSR
- a CDS encoding 6-phosphofructokinase, with protein sequence FERVIEVFKAHNIGYFFYNGGNDSMDTAHKIALLAAEHGLELISVGVPKTIDNDVGDSEFKLIDHTPGYGSVARYWMAMVQNANEENAGSSPADPVLVLQAMGRRIGFIPAAARLADPKREMPLQIYMAESKVSPEEMCDQVNDQLKRDGRCVVVVSEGFEVGELGEVKDSFGHTSFGSSQMTVAQQVVNLLNQKGLPVTGKARGQVPGTDQRATTAYASIVDLDEAYKVGQQAVLIAASGENGWMSTLLREPGLIYNVRYDKAPLEAVANSERTFPAQWIAENKIDVTDEFVAYAKPLIGEDWTSVPVINGRQRLARLKAIFADQQLPAYVPQGYRKP